The Maniola jurtina chromosome 1, ilManJurt1.1, whole genome shotgun sequence genome has a window encoding:
- the LOC123867943 gene encoding carboxy-terminal domain RNA polymerase II polypeptide A small phosphatase 1, protein MDASSIITQVSRDDEQLNNYGSDRGPSPGGQHNDGDGTPVSGSTPLGSKKSSGSGGFLRSLLCCWRGGRGKGPPGGNGTSSIDGRASPPLLVMSDHSPRPLLPPVRHQDMHKKCMVIDLDETLVHSSFKPINNADFVVPVEIDGAVHQVYVLKRPHVDEFLRRCGELYECVLFTASLAKYADPVADLLDRWGVFRARLFRDSCVFHRGNYVKDLNSLGRDLRRVVIVDNSPASYIFHPDNAVPVASWFDDMTDSELLDLIPFFEKLSKVDSVYTVLRNSNHPYNPTQHNNSSPPT, encoded by the exons ATGGACGCATCGTCCATTATAACTCAAGTGTCACGGGATGACGAACAATTAAACAACTATGGATCCGATCGAG GGCCCTCCCCTGGCGGGCAGCATAATGACGGCGATGGAACTCCCGTGTCAGGGTCCACGCCCCTCGGGAGCAAGAAGTCGAGCGGGAGCGGTGGGTTCCTGCGCTCGCTGCTATGCTGctggcgcggcgggcgcggcaaGGGCCCGCCCGGCGGGAATGGCACCAGCAGCATCGACGGGCGGGCGTCGCCCCCGCTGCTGGTCATGTCGGACCATTCCCCGCGGCCATTGTTACCACCAGTGAGACACCAGGACATGCATAAAAAGTGTATGGTCATTGATCTCGATGAAACATTAGTACACAGCTCCTTTAAG cCCATAAACAACGCAGACTTCGTAGTGCCAGTGGAGATAGACGGCGCAGTGCACCAAGTGTACGTGCTGAAGCGACCGCACGTGGACGAGTTCCTGCGGCGCTGCGGCGAACTGTACGAGTGCGTGCTGTTCACGGCCTCGCTCGCCAAATACGCGGACCCCGTCGCTGATTTATTAGACAG ATGGGGCGTTTTCCGTGCGCGATTGTTTCGCGACAGCTGCGTGTTCCACCGCGGCAACTACGTGAAGGACCTCAACAGTCTCGGCCGCGACCTGCGCCGCGTCGTCATCGTCGACAACTCGCCCGCCTCCTACATATTCCACCCGGATAATGCT GTACCTGTGGCGTCATGGTTCGACGACATGACAGACTCAGAACTGTTGGACTTAATACCGTTTTTCGAGAAACTGAGCAAGGTGGACAGTGTGTACACAGTGTTGCGCAACTCCAACCACCCCTACAACCCCACACAACACAACAATAGCTCCCCGCCCACATAG
- the LOC123867912 gene encoding mRNA-capping enzyme isoform X2: MSDRNPGPIPSRWLKCPRKATGLFADQFLAFKTPLDSRYNDKVQDIYRFTPTMLFDSVKSFKRKLGLWIDLTNTSRFYDKAEIERRDCKYVKMQCRGHGETPSAQQTQQFIHIVSSFMNQKPNEIIGVHCTHGFNRTGFLIVSYMVEQLDFSLEAALLEFAKKRAPGIYKQDYIEELYRRYDDVKDMISAPERPDWCNEEEVDYDDDDAPSYSQSVPVQSSNGHSRKKRRIKNKEFMAGVSGVSLFEVEPKATEVQKKAKEFCKWTGKEFPGAQPVSMDMQNISYLHDKPYRVSWKADGVRYMMLIDGKDEVYMIDRDNCVFKVHNLQFLHNKDDRHLKNTLLDGELVIDKVDGVEKPRYLCYDIIRFDNINVGKEPFHPVRLHCIENEIIKPRHRAITEGRIAKEREPFGVILKGFWDVTMAGQLLDDKFARTLHHEPDGLIFQPSKEPYVPGPCADVLKWKPSNMNSVDFKLKITIDNRPGMLPKKIGCLYVGGDTFFATMRVTKAVRELNNKIVECKFENNEWVFMRERTDKSFPNSYNTAKSVFESIKNPVTQEFLLDYIDKHRFMDDTDRMPPPAKRGRR, from the exons ATGTCGGACAGAAATCCAGGCCCTATTCCAAGTCGATGGTTGAAATGTCCACGGAAAGCCACGGGTCTGTTCGCAGACCAGTTTTTAGCGTTTAAAACTCCTCTTGATTCACGCTACAATGATAAAGTTCAGGATATATATCGTTTCACGCCTACTATGCTATTTGACAGTGTAAAAAGTTTTAAG AGAAAGCTTGGCCTCTGGATCGACCTGACGAACACGTCCCGATTCTATGATAAAGCGGAGATAGAGAGGAGGGATTGTAAATATGTTAAAATGCAATGTCGTGGTCACGGCGAAACACCTTCAGCGCAACAAACACA ACAATTCATACACATAGTAAGTAGTTTTATGAATCAGAAGCCAAATGAAATAATTGGTGTGCACTGTACTCATGGCTTCAATAGAACAGGATTCCTCATAGTTTCTTACATGGTGGAACAGCTGGACTTCAGCTTGGAGGCAGCTCTCTTGGAGTTTGCTAAGAAAAg AGCTCCAGGGATTTATAAGCAGGACTACATAGAAGAATTGTATAGACGATATGACGATGTTAAAGATATGATATCTGCACCTGAGAGGCCAGATTGGTGCAATG aagaagaagttgaCTATGATGACGATGATGCACCGAGTTATTCACAGAGTGTGCCTGTACAAAGTTCCAA TGGTCATAGCAGAAAGAAACGCCGTATAAAGAACAAGGAGTTCATGGCTGGTGTGAGTGGGGTGTCACTCTTTGAAGTGGAGCCCAAAGCTACAGAGGTCCAGAAGAAAGCTAAGGAGTTCTGCAAGTGGACCGGCAAGGAGTTCCCTGGAGCCCAGCCCGTTTCCATGGACATGCAGAATATATCGTACCTGCACGACAAGCCTTATAGAGTGTCTTGGAAGGCCGACGGCGTCAG ATACATGATGTTAATCGACGGCAAAGACGAGGTGTACATGATAGACAGGGACAACTGCGTGTTCAAGGTGCACAACCTGCAGTTTCTACACAATAAGGACGACAGGCATTTGAAGAACACTTTGCTTGACGGT GAGCTAGTAATAGACAAAGTGGACGGCGTGGAGAAGCCGCGCTATCTATGCTACGACATCATCCGCTTTGACAACATCAACGTGGGCAAAGAGCCCTTCCACCCCGTCCGGCTGCACTGCATAGAAAACGAGATTATTAAGCCTAG GCACAGGGCAAtaacggagggcaggatagcgaAGGAACGCGAGCCGTTCGGCGTGATCCTGAAGGGATTCTGGGACGTCACCATGGCGGGGCAGCTGCTGGACGACAAGTTCGCGCGCACGCTGCACCACGAGCCCGACGGACTCATCTTCCAGCCTTCCAAAGAG CCGTACGTGCCCGGACCTTGTGCAGACGTACTGAAGTGGAAGCCGAGCAACATGAACAGTGTAGACTTTAAGCTGAAGATCACTATCGACAACAGACCGGG TATGTTGCCAAAGAAGATCGGTTGTTTGTACGTGGGTGGTGACACGTTCTTCGCCACGATGCGCGTCACCAAAGCCGTGCGGGAGCTCAACAACAAGATCGTGGAGTGCAAGTTCGAGAACAACGAGTGGGTGTTCATGCGCGAGCGCACCGACAAGAGCTTCCCCAACAGCTACAATACTGCCAAAT CGGTCTTCGAGAGTATAAAGAACCCGGTGACTCAGGAGTTCCTTCTGGACTACATCGACAAGCACAGATTCATGGACGACACGGACCGAATGCCGCCGCCCGCCAAACGCGGGCGCAGATAG
- the LOC123867912 gene encoding mRNA-capping enzyme isoform X1 has translation MSDRNPGPIPSRWLKCPRKATGLFADQFLAFKTPLDSRYNDKVQDIYRFTPTMLFDSVKSFKRKLGLWIDLTNTSRFYDKAEIERRDCKYVKMQCRGHGETPSAQQTQQFIHIVSSFMNQKPNEIIGVHCTHGFNRTGFLIVSYMVEQLDFSLEAALLEFAKKRAPGIYKQDYIEELYRRYDDVKDMISAPERPDWCNEEEEVDYDDDDAPSYSQSVPVQSSNGHSRKKRRIKNKEFMAGVSGVSLFEVEPKATEVQKKAKEFCKWTGKEFPGAQPVSMDMQNISYLHDKPYRVSWKADGVRYMMLIDGKDEVYMIDRDNCVFKVHNLQFLHNKDDRHLKNTLLDGELVIDKVDGVEKPRYLCYDIIRFDNINVGKEPFHPVRLHCIENEIIKPRHRAITEGRIAKEREPFGVILKGFWDVTMAGQLLDDKFARTLHHEPDGLIFQPSKEPYVPGPCADVLKWKPSNMNSVDFKLKITIDNRPGMLPKKIGCLYVGGDTFFATMRVTKAVRELNNKIVECKFENNEWVFMRERTDKSFPNSYNTAKSVFESIKNPVTQEFLLDYIDKHRFMDDTDRMPPPAKRGRR, from the exons ATGTCGGACAGAAATCCAGGCCCTATTCCAAGTCGATGGTTGAAATGTCCACGGAAAGCCACGGGTCTGTTCGCAGACCAGTTTTTAGCGTTTAAAACTCCTCTTGATTCACGCTACAATGATAAAGTTCAGGATATATATCGTTTCACGCCTACTATGCTATTTGACAGTGTAAAAAGTTTTAAG AGAAAGCTTGGCCTCTGGATCGACCTGACGAACACGTCCCGATTCTATGATAAAGCGGAGATAGAGAGGAGGGATTGTAAATATGTTAAAATGCAATGTCGTGGTCACGGCGAAACACCTTCAGCGCAACAAACACA ACAATTCATACACATAGTAAGTAGTTTTATGAATCAGAAGCCAAATGAAATAATTGGTGTGCACTGTACTCATGGCTTCAATAGAACAGGATTCCTCATAGTTTCTTACATGGTGGAACAGCTGGACTTCAGCTTGGAGGCAGCTCTCTTGGAGTTTGCTAAGAAAAg AGCTCCAGGGATTTATAAGCAGGACTACATAGAAGAATTGTATAGACGATATGACGATGTTAAAGATATGATATCTGCACCTGAGAGGCCAGATTGGTGCAATG aagaagaagaagttgaCTATGATGACGATGATGCACCGAGTTATTCACAGAGTGTGCCTGTACAAAGTTCCAA TGGTCATAGCAGAAAGAAACGCCGTATAAAGAACAAGGAGTTCATGGCTGGTGTGAGTGGGGTGTCACTCTTTGAAGTGGAGCCCAAAGCTACAGAGGTCCAGAAGAAAGCTAAGGAGTTCTGCAAGTGGACCGGCAAGGAGTTCCCTGGAGCCCAGCCCGTTTCCATGGACATGCAGAATATATCGTACCTGCACGACAAGCCTTATAGAGTGTCTTGGAAGGCCGACGGCGTCAG ATACATGATGTTAATCGACGGCAAAGACGAGGTGTACATGATAGACAGGGACAACTGCGTGTTCAAGGTGCACAACCTGCAGTTTCTACACAATAAGGACGACAGGCATTTGAAGAACACTTTGCTTGACGGT GAGCTAGTAATAGACAAAGTGGACGGCGTGGAGAAGCCGCGCTATCTATGCTACGACATCATCCGCTTTGACAACATCAACGTGGGCAAAGAGCCCTTCCACCCCGTCCGGCTGCACTGCATAGAAAACGAGATTATTAAGCCTAG GCACAGGGCAAtaacggagggcaggatagcgaAGGAACGCGAGCCGTTCGGCGTGATCCTGAAGGGATTCTGGGACGTCACCATGGCGGGGCAGCTGCTGGACGACAAGTTCGCGCGCACGCTGCACCACGAGCCCGACGGACTCATCTTCCAGCCTTCCAAAGAG CCGTACGTGCCCGGACCTTGTGCAGACGTACTGAAGTGGAAGCCGAGCAACATGAACAGTGTAGACTTTAAGCTGAAGATCACTATCGACAACAGACCGGG TATGTTGCCAAAGAAGATCGGTTGTTTGTACGTGGGTGGTGACACGTTCTTCGCCACGATGCGCGTCACCAAAGCCGTGCGGGAGCTCAACAACAAGATCGTGGAGTGCAAGTTCGAGAACAACGAGTGGGTGTTCATGCGCGAGCGCACCGACAAGAGCTTCCCCAACAGCTACAATACTGCCAAAT CGGTCTTCGAGAGTATAAAGAACCCGGTGACTCAGGAGTTCCTTCTGGACTACATCGACAAGCACAGATTCATGGACGACACGGACCGAATGCCGCCGCCCGCCAAACGCGGGCGCAGATAG